The proteins below are encoded in one region of Triticum aestivum cultivar Chinese Spring chromosome 1B, IWGSC CS RefSeq v2.1, whole genome shotgun sequence:
- the LOC123097170 gene encoding putative cyclin-dependent kinase F-2: MEHYERLEKIGEGASGVVYKARDRRTGATVAVKRLRGGGFGDHDGSRLSEDLLREAACLEACRGHPSVVELRAAHRDGAGGAFLVMEYVGPSVAQVMRERGRPFPEADARRLMRQLLDGARAMHDLGVLHRDLKPDNVLVDAHGDLKICDFGMSRFAAGGAATPPYTSPVVTLWYRAPELLLGSTEYDARVDTWALGCIMAELLAGAPLLPGRSEMDQLNRVFDTVGADDMTDWPGFCRLPRAGSPLCQRSRPPSRLREMFPSLSAAGFDVLSGLLACRPDRRLTAAEALRRPWFTDAESADADQPLNACGGRFTARVGGVADAIVV, translated from the coding sequence ATGGAGCACTACGAGAGGCTCGAGAAGATCGGCGAGGGCGCCTCGGGCGTCGTCTACAAGGCCCGGGACCGCCGCAccggcgccaccgtcgccgtcaagcgcctccgcggcggcggcttcggcgacCACGACGGCAGCCGGCTCTCCGAGGACCTCCTCCGCGAGGCGGCGTGCCTCGAGGCCTGCCGCGGCCACCCGTCCGTCGTCGAGCTGCGGGCCGCGCACCGCGACGGCGCAGGCGGCGCGTTCCTCGTGATGGAGTACGTCGGGCCGAGCGTGGCGCAGGTCATGCGGGAGCGCGGCCGGCCGTTCCCGGAGGCCGACGCGCGCCGGCTCATGCGGCAGCTCCTGGACGGCGCCCGGGCCATGCACGACCTCGGGGTGCTGCACCGCGACCTCAAGCCGGACAACGTCCTCGTCGACGCCCACGGCGACCTCAAGATCTGCGACTTCGGTATGTCCCGCTTCGCGGCCGGAGGTGCCGCGACGCCGCCCTACACGTCGCCCGTGGTGACGCTGTGGTACCGCGCGCCGGAGCTCCTCCTTGGGTCGACGGAGTACGACGCGCGGGTGGACACGTGGGCGCTCGGGTGCATCATGGCCGAGCTGCTCGCCGGCGCGCCGCTGCTGCCCGGGAGGTCGGAGATGGACCAGCTGAACAGGGTGTTCGACACGGTCGGGGCGGACGACATGACGGACTGGCCCGGCTTCTGCCGGCTCCCGCGCGCCGGCTCGCCGCTCTGCCAGCGCAGCAGGCCGCCCAGCCGGCTCCGGGAGATGTTCCCGTCACTGTCCGCCGCGGGCTTCGACGTCCTCAGCGGGCTGCTGGCCTGCAGGCCGGACAGGAGGCTCACCGCCGCGGAGGCGCTCCGGCGGCCCTGGTTCACGGACGCCGAGTCGGCCGACGCTGACCAGCCTCTCAACGCATGCGGCGGGCGCTTCACGGCGCGCGTCGGTGGCGTTGCTGACGCGATCGTTGTATAG